GTCTAACCGCACCACTGACAGTTGCCCTATGGGAGCCGATGGCAGCGTGTCTTTAAACCAGCCTTTCAGAAATTGCACCTTGTCATCCAGCAAATCAAAACGCTTGAAATTCTCCTTTACCTGCTCCAGGGAAACCCTGAGTTGTTCAATGCTGTATAGGTCGTCGCCCTCATCTGCCGGGTACAGTTCCACGTTGGGTTTGGGTAGCCCTTCAAATGAATCAGCTACCCAAATCATTCGGTTTTCATTGTACACCTCGCAAACGGCACGGGCAAAAATGCAGGCTCCCCCTCTCCAAACACCGGTTTCGATAAAGTCGCCGGGAATGCCTTCAGCAAATACCTGCTCAAGACAATATTGGATGTTGTTGAGGCGCTTCATGCCAATCATACTGTATCCGTTAATGGGCCACCCAAGGCCTATTTCACGGTCGGAGGATCCGCGCGCATTCACCCCCGTAATGGTAAGGCCTTTCTTACTGAGGGTGTTGATGAGTGAGTTGATGGCTGTGCGTTTCAGCCAGTAGCTGCGGTCGGGCGGGTAAGGAGTGAGTTGAAAGCGATGGGCATTATCAACGTCAATGATTACTTCTTTGAGCAACTGCAAATAACGACGCTCCGACGGTGATACTGTGCTAAGATTGGTGTACTCAGAATCGTTCTGCGCGGCACCGGTTACCTGGGCTTGGTTCATTGTTTGTAGGATGCAAGTAACATCCCGTACAAATATAACGGATGTTGGTTTTTGATGGCGTCCTTAAAATTACTGGCATTCGGCAATTTTTTCAACAATTTGGGGGAAAACTAATGCGGGCTCAAGACTGCTTACCGCTTGACTTTACCTACCTTTGCGGCAAATACAAGTTAGAATGGAAAGTGCAACCAAAGAAGTAGCCACACTTGAGCAGGCCAGGGATTTGGGCTTGATGGAAAGTGAGTTCAATGAGATTTGCGAAATCATGGGTCGTACCCCAAACTTTACGGAAACGGCCATTTATTCGGTAATGTGGTCGGAGCACTGCTCTTACAAAAACTCCATTCTATGGCTTAAGAAGCTCCCAAAAGATGGTCCGCATATGTTGGTGAAGGCCGGTGAGGAAAATGCCGGTTTGGTTGATATCGGCGAGGGTCTGGCCTGCGCTTTCAAGATAGAGTCGCACAACCACCCTTCAGCCATCGAACCTTACCAGGGTGCCGCAACCGGCGTGGGAGGTATCAACCGCGACATTTTTACCATGGGAGCAAGACCCATTGCTCAGCTCAACTCTCTGCGTTTCGGAAAACTTTCTGAGGATCGAACCAAGTGGTTGTTGAAAGGTGTGGTAAAAGGTATTGGCGACTACGGAAATGCCTTCGGAATCCCGGTTGTGGGAGGCGAGGTTTTCTTCAACGAGTGCTACAGCGCCAATCCATTGGTGAATGCCATGTCGGTTGGAATTATGGAAGTTGGAACCATGATTTCGGCCAAGGCATCGGGTGTTGGAAACCCCGTATTCATTGTGGGCTCTGCCACCGGAAAAGACGGAATCCAGGGGGCATCGTTTGCCTCAAAGGATATGTCAGAAGAGTCGGTGAAAGACCTTCCCGC
This DNA window, taken from Cryomorphaceae bacterium, encodes the following:
- a CDS encoding macrocin O-methyltransferase; translated protein: MNQAQVTGAAQNDSEYTNLSTVSPSERRYLQLLKEVIIDVDNAHRFQLTPYPPDRSYWLKRTAINSLINTLSKKGLTITGVNARGSSDREIGLGWPINGYSMIGMKRLNNIQYCLEQVFAEGIPGDFIETGVWRGGACIFARAVCEVYNENRMIWVADSFEGLPKPNVELYPADEGDDLYSIEQLRVSLEQVKENFKRFDLLDDKVQFLKGWFKDTLPSAPIGQLSVVRLDGDMYESTMDALKSLYPKLSAGGFLIVDDYGVIPACRKAVHDYRNEHGITDEIIDIDGSGHFWRKSGS